ATTGCCAACCATTCCAGGCAGTGGAAAAAAGGAACATGGAAAATCCGGCTAATATCGAGAGAATTATGCTATTTCGGGGATTTTTATTGATGGAAGATTCCCAGAAGAGCCATACCACCAGTAGGGGGAATAAAATAATGAAGATATCGGTATCAAACCAGCCAGCCACGGTACGAAGGAAATAAAAAGGTGCTAAAACTGTTAAAACACCGGCAACAACGGCACCAGATTCATTGGTTAATCTGCGGGTGAAAAAATAGGCCACCACCCCTGCCAGTGGAGCCACAAATGCAGATAGCCAGAAACAAACCACCAGCAAGGGGACACTGCTGAATAAATTAATGAACTTGTAAACCAGGGCCGTGAGGTAAACAATCAAGGGAGGGTAGTCCAGGGGAACACCAGGAGAATAGGAATGGGTATCCCACTCCCGGCCATCGATTATAGTGTCGCCTAAATATCCATGATCCAGGAAGTTACTTGTTAAACGGTAATTGTAATATGAATCAAGTTCATACATGTAGGGTAAGTTGTTTTCATCCAGTGAAAATGATTTTTCATCGATGGGAGTGCCGGTTACATGGGCAGATCCAATTCTAAAGAAAAATCCAATGGCGAATATCACCAAAATTGCAGTGATCAGTTTAATATATTTTTTTTCCATTTTAAACAACTTTTACCTTAGTTCTATATTAAAAGTTCTATATTTTGGAATATATTCTTAAGTTCTTTATTTTATTACCAGTTATCTCCTGGAAATGGTTAAAGGTTAACTCATCTCCCCCTCCCCAGACAAAGTAGTAATCAATGTTATTTAACTCAAGTTTCTGTTCTAAACTGGTTTGATTACTTTTTTTAGTTACTCCAAAATATCGGGACCCCAAATAATAGGATAAACTCATAGTATCTGCCCATCGGTCATTGGAAGCTATGTTTCCCTGTAAATTATACTCATTTCTTAAGGTAACACCTACAGATAGAAGTTGGTCTCCGCTACCCACAAATCCACCTATTTCCATAATGGGCGTTATCATAAATGAGAGCATTACCATGATCAGGAAAATATTTCTTAAACTCAAATTTAAACTTCCCCGTTCATATAAATAATTCACCAAGTAAAATCCATTTATCAGTAGTAAATATGAAATCGGCCATAAATAACGAGGTTCTACAAATATAAGAACATATCCTCCAATATAAATTAAAATGGTCATCAGGAGTTTAACCAGGTCAAATTTAACCCTTCTTGATTCACTTTTTACCACGAAATATATGCTTAAAATTAGTATTAACATTGCTAAAGGAGAAAATCTTTCCAGGAAGGCAATTGTGCGAAGTACATTATTTTTAACGATTTCCAGTTGTAAAACAAAGTATTCAACTGACTCCAATGGATTCCAGTCATCTAATTGAATTGAAGCAGGATCTTCCCATATGCTAACGGCATCTTTATTAGGTGGTTCAAGGAGTCCTGAACTGTAGATCGGATGTTCAGGATAGGTCAGACCAACTATGGCATGATTATGATCCTTAGCCGTGCCTATGGTCACTTCCCCCTGTTTTGAACTGATCATCCCTATCCATAAACCACTGACTATGAAAAAAACTACCAGTCCTAAAAAAAGGTTTTTTAAAATCTTTTTTCTCTTTTTTCCTTCAAAATAACATATAAAGTTAGATAAGATAAAATGAACCAAAAAAAATGGAAAAACAAAACTCTTTGCCAAGTATCCTAGTGCTCCTAAAAATCCAGACCAAAATCCATTTGACACATCATCAGGGTATCGGTAATTGAATATCACTGCGAAATAAAATACCAGAATACAGCTAACCAACAAATCAGGAGTAGCATATCTTATTGCAAAAAATAAAACCATTGGAATGCACGACACCAGTAGGGCACTTCTGACCATTCCATCCAAGTTAAAGGTTTTAGCCAGCCGGTTTAGACCAATGATAGTTACAGATCCAACAATCAATGAGAGAACGCGGGGTATGATAGCTGATTGAAAGGGATCAAAACCTCCTAAAAGGAACGGTGCTATCAACCAGGAGTAAAGGGGACTCCAGTAAGCATTTATAGCCTCATTCCAATTTCCAGTGGAGTAATGGTGGGCAATGGAAATATAGGAAATTTCATCACCCATCAGGTTATAGTGAAAAAAGGTAAGGAAAATGAATGCCAGACCCGAATATACCACTAGAACAATACTTAAATCCCGGTGTTCAGATATAAATGCTTTTATATTCATAGCTACCCTGTTTAATACGTTCCCAGTTTAATTTGAGCAATAGTATTGTTATTTAAATCCCTGACGGTCACATAACCATCCGATTTGTAGATATTAATGTTTTGATGCTTATCTACGAATCCTCTAGTACCCCCATAAGTATTATCGGAATAAAGTCCATTGGAAACGCTTCGGCCAGTCATCCAGGCCACCTTTTCTGACAGTTCCCTCTCAGTCCAAACCACTTGATTAGCAGATGTGCTATTTTCAATGTAATCCTTTAAAGGAGCATATTCTCCTTCAAACGGTGTTTCAAGGGCATCCCATCCTTTACCATGCTGGTTTGGTAAATAGCTGAAAAATATCACCACCCCCATCATGGAAATGAAAACCATGAGCAGGAGGAATAAAGATGATAAAAGTCGATTACGGTTACTAGAAAGGTTTTTATATCCCCTTTCAACAGCGAAGCCTGCTAAAATGGCCATGGGAAGGGCTGCAAATTGAAATCCTCTTAAAAAATCTCCGTTAAATCCAAAGAAGCTGAAAAATATCACAATCACAATGTACGTGGTGAATAGTTTA
Above is a genomic segment from Methanobacterium formicicum containing:
- a CDS encoding ArnT family glycosyltransferase — its product is MNIKAFISEHRDLSIVLVVYSGLAFIFLTFFHYNLMGDEISYISIAHHYSTGNWNEAINAYWSPLYSWLIAPFLLGGFDPFQSAIIPRVLSLIVGSVTIIGLNRLAKTFNLDGMVRSALLVSCIPMVLFFAIRYATPDLLVSCILVFYFAVIFNYRYPDDVSNGFWSGFLGALGYLAKSFVFPFFLVHFILSNFICYFEGKKRKKILKNLFLGLVVFFIVSGLWIGMISSKQGEVTIGTAKDHNHAIVGLTYPEHPIYSSGLLEPPNKDAVSIWEDPASIQLDDWNPLESVEYFVLQLEIVKNNVLRTIAFLERFSPLAMLILILSIYFVVKSESRRVKFDLVKLLMTILIYIGGYVLIFVEPRYLWPISYLLLINGFYLVNYLYERGSLNLSLRNIFLIMVMLSFMITPIMEIGGFVGSGDQLLSVGVTLRNEYNLQGNIASNDRWADTMSLSYYLGSRYFGVTKKSNQTSLEQKLELNNIDYYFVWGGGDELTFNHFQEITGNKIKNLRIYSKI